One Pyrus communis chromosome 13, drPyrComm1.1, whole genome shotgun sequence genomic window carries:
- the LOC137713040 gene encoding uncharacterized protein At4g10930 isoform X1: MEVDLVTSGIQEEEAFGVDENYHNDNPNFEGETCGICMNAIIDRGVLDCCQHWFCFACIDNWATITNLCPLCQNEFQMITCLPVYDTIGSSKVDEDSTYSDDDWSIEGKNNTLSFPSYYIDENAISCLDGDGCKIRSGSVAIEGDSNLDTSIACDSCDLWYHAFCVGFDPEGTSESTWLCPRCVADEMTKKSDADSVQRSNRQYGPENANGKPVAEDNLSRKVSVSVADSGETAVVVSMVGENHWFGGPSESVLPTGEVGKDLETKELVSSSDNSHKLRKLSPERTINQPFIVAQQLKPSISNDTSSLPSNSLAQKPSSFDGITNPSGKSFDESQSDNKQSDSDSNMGLHLGLSVGTFLSADTLIPKEVIEDVKQHDPWEGYSPIADEIVPDTNLDSPGSTAGGKRKRIDCSDDVHIDYGGDTDPEIETKVSVKKLRKDEKTQPTASNDQAKESVPDDSQNCSMLTVAPKDSTLSSPPVEGNTTSDIMSIVRTTKRKSSKGLASSNPADKLSQEQETVPGLRVKKIMRRAAEDKDSSVTVQTLRKEIREAVGKISSKGIGENLFNPKLLHAFRTAVAGPQTEPVKKVPDLALKARKAMLQKGKVRENLTKKIYGTSNGRRKHAWDRDWQIEFWKHRCIGTTEPEKIETLKSVLNLLKERSERADTEQESDKQSTNPILSRLYLADISVLPRKDDIKPLLALKTGGNSEQNSKQLTLKENCSKSSLNVSTSNSTETNKVSSKGRVPSLEKYGNKNNVPSSENGAAPNKVHQDKRLEGSLVSSSGASKSKTTSEVVDKTGDVKTDKRKWALEILARKSGAGTNTTNEKQEDNTLKANYPLLAQLPIDMRPVLASSRHNKIPLSVRQTQLYRLTEHFLKKANLSVIRRTADTELAVADAINIEKGVADRSSSKLVYTNLCSQEILRRSENRKSSAGAAPVHGSSPSSVPTDRAEQAANELSTDRVIEAALRNAGLLSDSPPNSPHPDMEVPAEEDGPAADIREEGPHNVFEMDFQPDLDIYGDFEYNLEDEDYIGAAAAKVTNPQPDEGAPKLKLVFSTLQPERSNHNLDLVKPETMVEVRKDSSSMLENHSCSGLKNSITEGGTDETSVPLESLFGKEGEELTVAECEELYGPDKEPLIKSFPEASEKLSGLIDEALVKDKDSEENEDCVPKPKPNQAVKTNELGKENNAQNMLVASVGCNSSAGEDSVNHPQPGGNVKTKKKSSTECNDQSNSNSTVSKKVEAYIKEHIRPLCKSGVITAEQYKWAVAKTTDKVMKYHSKSKNANFLIKEGEKVKKLAEQYVETTRHKEEADPL, translated from the exons ATGGAGGTGGATTTAGTTACAAGTGGCATACAAGAGGAAGAAGCTTTTGGAGTTGATGAGAATTATCACAAT GACAATCCTAATTTCGAGGGTGAAACATGTGGGATATGCATGAATGCTATTATCGACAGGGGTGTTCTTGATTGCTGCCAGCACTG GTTCTGTTTCGCATGCATTGACAATTGGGCTACCATTACAAACCTCTGCCCGCTTTGCCAGAATGAATTCCAAATGATCACATGTCTTCCA GTATATGATACGATTGGGAGCAGCAAAGTGGACGAGGACTCAACTTATAG TGATGATGACTGGAGTATTGAAGGGAAGAATAACACACTCTCATTTCCATCGTACTACATTGATGAAAAT GCAATTTCCTGCTTGGATGGAGATGGCTGCAAAATTCGAAGTGGATCAGTGGCTATTGAGGGAGATTCCAATCTCGACACATCAATTGCTTGTGATTCATGTGACTTATG GTACCATGCTTTCTGTGTGGGATTTGATCCGGAGGGCACATCTGAGAGTACATGGTTATGCCCCAG ATGTGTAGCTgatgaaatgacaaaaaaatcaGATGCAGATTCAGTACAGAGGTCTAACAGACAGTATGGTCCAGAAAATGCTAATGGTAAACCTGTAGCTGAGGATAATCTTTCTAGAAAGGTATCTGTATCTGTTGCTGATAGTGGTGAGACGGCTGTTGTGGTCTCAATGGTTGGTGAAAATCATTGGTTTGGAGGACCAAGTGAGAGTGTTTTGCCAACTGGTGAAGTTGGAAAGGACCTGGAAACTAAAGAATTGGTATCGTCTTCTGACAATAGCCACAAATTGAGAAAACTTTCCCCGGAAAGAACTATTAACCAACCATTTATTGTAGCTCAGCAACTAAAACCGTCCATTTCCAATGATACCTCCAGTTTACCTTCAAATTCTTTAGCACAAAAGCCTAGTAGTTTTGATGGCATCACGAATCCTTCCGGAAAGTCCTTTGATGAATCACAGAGTGATAACAAACAGTCTGACAGTGACTCCAATATGGGTCTTCATCTTGGGTTATCTGTGGGCACATTTTTGTCTg CTGACACTCTCATACCAAAAGAAGTGATTGAGGATGTGAAACAGCATGATCCCTGGGAAGGATATTCACCAATAG CTGACGAGATTGTACCAGATACTAATTTGGATTCCCCTGGATCGACTGCTGGTGGAAAGAGAAAGCGAATTGATTGCAG TGATGACGTCCATATTGATTATGGTGGAGATACTGACCCTGAGATTGAGACCAAAGTTTCTGTTAAGAAACTCAGAAAGGATGAGAAAACACAACCCACAGCTTCCAATGACCAAGCCAAAGAATCTGTTCCAGATGACTCTCAAAACTGTTCTATGCTGACTGTAGCTCCTAAAGATAGTACGTTATCATCTCCTCCTGTTGAGGGGAACACCACTTCCGATATAATGAGCATTGTTCGAACTACGAAGCGTAAATCTTCTAAGGGCCTTGCAAGCTCTAATCCTGCAGATAAATTATCACAAGAACAAGAAACTGTGCCTGGTTTGAGAGTTAAAAAGATCATGAGGAGAGCCGCTGAGGACAAGGACTCGTCTGTGACAGTTCAGACACTGAGAAAAGAAATAAGAGAAGCTGTTGGTAAAATTTCTTCAAAAGGTATTGGCGAAAACCTTTTCAATCCAAAGCTTCTTCATGCCTTCAGGACTGCTGTAGCAGGACCTCAAACTGAACCTGTTAAGAAGGTACCAGATTTGGCACTGAAGGCAAGGAAGGCAATGTTGCAGAAGGGAAAAGTACGTGAGAATCTAACAAAGAAGATTTATGGGACATCaaatggaagaagaaaacatGCATGGGACCGGGACTGGCAAATTGAATTTTGGAAGCACCGCTGCATAGGAACTACAGAGCCTGAAAAGATTGAGACTTTGAAGTCAGTCCTTAACCTTCTGAAAGAGAGGTCAGAGCGTGCAGATACAGAGCAGGAGTCCGATAAGCAGTCCACAAATCCAATTCTTTCCAGGTTGTATTTAGCAGATATATCTGTACTCCCAAGAAAAGATGATATTAAGCCTCTCTTAGCTCTTAAAACTGGTGGTAATTCAGAGCAGAATAGTAAACAGCTTACCTTGAAGGAAAATTGTTCCAAGTCATCTCTTAATGTTTCTACATCAAATTCCACAGAAACGAATAAGGTTTCATCAAAAGGCAGGGTTCCTTCATTGGAGAAATATGGGAATAAGAATAACGTTCCGAGCTCAGAGAATGGTGCTGCACCTAACAAAGTACATCAAGACAAGCGCTTGGAAGGGTCCTTGGTTTCTTCATCTGGTGcttccaaatccaaaaccacgAGTGAAGTGGTTGATAAAACTGGAGATGTAAAAACTGACAAAAGAAAATGGGCACTAGAGATTCTTGCCAGGAAAAGTGGTGCTGGCACGAACACGACAAATGAAAAACAGGAAGATAACACGCTCAAAGCAAATTACCCTTTGCTA GCTCAATTGCCGATAGACATGAGACCAGTTTTGGCATCCAGTCGTCATAATAAGATCCCCTTATCAGTGAGGCAG ACACAGCTGTATCGTCTGACTGAGCACTTCTTGAAGAAAGCAAATCTGTCGGTGATCCGGAGAACTGCGGATACGGAGTTAGCTGTTGCAGATGCAATTAATATAGAAAAGGGGGTTGCTGATAGGTCAAGCAGCAAGCTAGTGTATACGAATCTATGTTCCCAGGAGATATTGCGTCGTTCAGAAAATAGGAAATCTAGTGCGGGTGCAGCCCCAGTACATGGGTCATCCCCATCTTCAGTCCCCACTGATAGAGCAGAACAAGCTGCCAATGAACTTTCAACCGATCGTGTAATTGAAGCAGCACTGAGAAATGCTGGTCTTCTGTCCGATTCTCCTCCAAATAGTCCACATCCTGATATGGAAGTTCCTGCTGAAGAAGATGGCCCCGCAGCAGATATCAGAGAGGAAGGGCCTCATAATGTCTTTGAAATGGATTTTCAGCCTGATCTGGACATATATGGTGATTTTGAGTATAATTTGGAAGATGAAGACTACATTGGTGCCGCTGCTGCAAAAGTAACTAATCCACAACCAGACGAAGGGGCACCGAAATTGAAATTGGTGTTCTCTACACTTCAGCCTGAAAGATCTAATCATAATCTAGATCTTGTGAAGCCTGAGACAATGGTTGAAGTACGAAAAGATTCTTCCAGCATGCTCGAGAATCATTCTTGTTCAGGTTTGAAAAACTCCATCACGGAGGGTGGCACTGATGAGACTAGCGTTCCCTTGGAATCCTTATTCGGCAAAGAAGGTGAAGAGCTCACTGTTGcagaatgtgaagaattatATGGACCCGATAAAGAACCACTGATAAAAAGTTTTCCAGAAGCATCAGAAAAGCTATCTGGATTGATTGACGAAGCTTTGGTTAAAGATAAAGATTCTGAAGAGAATGAAGATTGTGTGCCAAAGCCAAAGCCAAACCAAGCagtaaaaacaaatgaattggGTAAGGAGAACAATGCGCAAAATATGCTTGTTGCCAGCGTTGGTTGCAACTCCTCTGCTGGAGAAGATTCAGTGAACCATCCACAACCAGGTGGAAATGTTAAAACTAAGAAGAAATCGAGTACGGAGTGCAACGATCAGTCTAATAGCAACAGTACTGTGTCTAAGAAG GTGGAAGCCTACATTAAGGAGCACATCAGACCACTATGCAAGAGTGGCGTTATTACGGCTGAACAGTATAAGTGGGCTGTGGCGAAAACAACTGATAAGGTTATGAAATACCATTCTAAATCCAAGAATGCAAATTTCCTGATCAAGGAAGGTGAGAAGGTGAAGAAACTCGCCGAGCAGTATGTCGAGACAA
- the LOC137713040 gene encoding uncharacterized protein At4g10930 isoform X2, whose product MIRLGAAKWTRTQLIVMMTGVLKGRITHSHFHRTTLMKMQFPAWMEMAAKFEVDQWLLREIPISTHQLLVIHVTYGTMLSVWDLIRRAHLRVHGYAPDADSVQRSNRQYGPENANGKPVAEDNLSRKVSVSVADSGETAVVVSMVGENHWFGGPSESVLPTGEVGKDLETKELVSSSDNSHKLRKLSPERTINQPFIVAQQLKPSISNDTSSLPSNSLAQKPSSFDGITNPSGKSFDESQSDNKQSDSDSNMGLHLGLSVGTFLSADTLIPKEVIEDVKQHDPWEGYSPIADEIVPDTNLDSPGSTAGGKRKRIDCSDDVHIDYGGDTDPEIETKVSVKKLRKDEKTQPTASNDQAKESVPDDSQNCSMLTVAPKDSTLSSPPVEGNTTSDIMSIVRTTKRKSSKGLASSNPADKLSQEQETVPGLRVKKIMRRAAEDKDSSVTVQTLRKEIREAVGKISSKGIGENLFNPKLLHAFRTAVAGPQTEPVKKVPDLALKARKAMLQKGKVRENLTKKIYGTSNGRRKHAWDRDWQIEFWKHRCIGTTEPEKIETLKSVLNLLKERSERADTEQESDKQSTNPILSRLYLADISVLPRKDDIKPLLALKTGGNSEQNSKQLTLKENCSKSSLNVSTSNSTETNKVSSKGRVPSLEKYGNKNNVPSSENGAAPNKVHQDKRLEGSLVSSSGASKSKTTSEVVDKTGDVKTDKRKWALEILARKSGAGTNTTNEKQEDNTLKANYPLLAQLPIDMRPVLASSRHNKIPLSVRQTQLYRLTEHFLKKANLSVIRRTADTELAVADAINIEKGVADRSSSKLVYTNLCSQEILRRSENRKSSAGAAPVHGSSPSSVPTDRAEQAANELSTDRVIEAALRNAGLLSDSPPNSPHPDMEVPAEEDGPAADIREEGPHNVFEMDFQPDLDIYGDFEYNLEDEDYIGAAAAKVTNPQPDEGAPKLKLVFSTLQPERSNHNLDLVKPETMVEVRKDSSSMLENHSCSGLKNSITEGGTDETSVPLESLFGKEGEELTVAECEELYGPDKEPLIKSFPEASEKLSGLIDEALVKDKDSEENEDCVPKPKPNQAVKTNELGKENNAQNMLVASVGCNSSAGEDSVNHPQPGGNVKTKKKSSTECNDQSNSNSTVSKKVEAYIKEHIRPLCKSGVITAEQYKWAVAKTTDKVMKYHSKSKNANFLIKEGEKVKKLAEQYVETTRHKEEADPL is encoded by the exons ATGATACGATTGGGAGCAGCAAAGTGGACGAGGACTCAACTTATAG TGATGATGACTGGAGTATTGAAGGGAAGAATAACACACTCTCATTTCCATCGTACTACATTGATGAAAAT GCAATTTCCTGCTTGGATGGAGATGGCTGCAAAATTCGAAGTGGATCAGTGGCTATTGAGGGAGATTCCAATCTCGACACATCAATTGCTTGTGATTCATGTGACTTATG GTACCATGCTTTCTGTGTGGGATTTGATCCGGAGGGCACATCTGAGAGTACATGGTTATGCCCCAG ATGCAGATTCAGTACAGAGGTCTAACAGACAGTATGGTCCAGAAAATGCTAATGGTAAACCTGTAGCTGAGGATAATCTTTCTAGAAAGGTATCTGTATCTGTTGCTGATAGTGGTGAGACGGCTGTTGTGGTCTCAATGGTTGGTGAAAATCATTGGTTTGGAGGACCAAGTGAGAGTGTTTTGCCAACTGGTGAAGTTGGAAAGGACCTGGAAACTAAAGAATTGGTATCGTCTTCTGACAATAGCCACAAATTGAGAAAACTTTCCCCGGAAAGAACTATTAACCAACCATTTATTGTAGCTCAGCAACTAAAACCGTCCATTTCCAATGATACCTCCAGTTTACCTTCAAATTCTTTAGCACAAAAGCCTAGTAGTTTTGATGGCATCACGAATCCTTCCGGAAAGTCCTTTGATGAATCACAGAGTGATAACAAACAGTCTGACAGTGACTCCAATATGGGTCTTCATCTTGGGTTATCTGTGGGCACATTTTTGTCTg CTGACACTCTCATACCAAAAGAAGTGATTGAGGATGTGAAACAGCATGATCCCTGGGAAGGATATTCACCAATAG CTGACGAGATTGTACCAGATACTAATTTGGATTCCCCTGGATCGACTGCTGGTGGAAAGAGAAAGCGAATTGATTGCAG TGATGACGTCCATATTGATTATGGTGGAGATACTGACCCTGAGATTGAGACCAAAGTTTCTGTTAAGAAACTCAGAAAGGATGAGAAAACACAACCCACAGCTTCCAATGACCAAGCCAAAGAATCTGTTCCAGATGACTCTCAAAACTGTTCTATGCTGACTGTAGCTCCTAAAGATAGTACGTTATCATCTCCTCCTGTTGAGGGGAACACCACTTCCGATATAATGAGCATTGTTCGAACTACGAAGCGTAAATCTTCTAAGGGCCTTGCAAGCTCTAATCCTGCAGATAAATTATCACAAGAACAAGAAACTGTGCCTGGTTTGAGAGTTAAAAAGATCATGAGGAGAGCCGCTGAGGACAAGGACTCGTCTGTGACAGTTCAGACACTGAGAAAAGAAATAAGAGAAGCTGTTGGTAAAATTTCTTCAAAAGGTATTGGCGAAAACCTTTTCAATCCAAAGCTTCTTCATGCCTTCAGGACTGCTGTAGCAGGACCTCAAACTGAACCTGTTAAGAAGGTACCAGATTTGGCACTGAAGGCAAGGAAGGCAATGTTGCAGAAGGGAAAAGTACGTGAGAATCTAACAAAGAAGATTTATGGGACATCaaatggaagaagaaaacatGCATGGGACCGGGACTGGCAAATTGAATTTTGGAAGCACCGCTGCATAGGAACTACAGAGCCTGAAAAGATTGAGACTTTGAAGTCAGTCCTTAACCTTCTGAAAGAGAGGTCAGAGCGTGCAGATACAGAGCAGGAGTCCGATAAGCAGTCCACAAATCCAATTCTTTCCAGGTTGTATTTAGCAGATATATCTGTACTCCCAAGAAAAGATGATATTAAGCCTCTCTTAGCTCTTAAAACTGGTGGTAATTCAGAGCAGAATAGTAAACAGCTTACCTTGAAGGAAAATTGTTCCAAGTCATCTCTTAATGTTTCTACATCAAATTCCACAGAAACGAATAAGGTTTCATCAAAAGGCAGGGTTCCTTCATTGGAGAAATATGGGAATAAGAATAACGTTCCGAGCTCAGAGAATGGTGCTGCACCTAACAAAGTACATCAAGACAAGCGCTTGGAAGGGTCCTTGGTTTCTTCATCTGGTGcttccaaatccaaaaccacgAGTGAAGTGGTTGATAAAACTGGAGATGTAAAAACTGACAAAAGAAAATGGGCACTAGAGATTCTTGCCAGGAAAAGTGGTGCTGGCACGAACACGACAAATGAAAAACAGGAAGATAACACGCTCAAAGCAAATTACCCTTTGCTA GCTCAATTGCCGATAGACATGAGACCAGTTTTGGCATCCAGTCGTCATAATAAGATCCCCTTATCAGTGAGGCAG ACACAGCTGTATCGTCTGACTGAGCACTTCTTGAAGAAAGCAAATCTGTCGGTGATCCGGAGAACTGCGGATACGGAGTTAGCTGTTGCAGATGCAATTAATATAGAAAAGGGGGTTGCTGATAGGTCAAGCAGCAAGCTAGTGTATACGAATCTATGTTCCCAGGAGATATTGCGTCGTTCAGAAAATAGGAAATCTAGTGCGGGTGCAGCCCCAGTACATGGGTCATCCCCATCTTCAGTCCCCACTGATAGAGCAGAACAAGCTGCCAATGAACTTTCAACCGATCGTGTAATTGAAGCAGCACTGAGAAATGCTGGTCTTCTGTCCGATTCTCCTCCAAATAGTCCACATCCTGATATGGAAGTTCCTGCTGAAGAAGATGGCCCCGCAGCAGATATCAGAGAGGAAGGGCCTCATAATGTCTTTGAAATGGATTTTCAGCCTGATCTGGACATATATGGTGATTTTGAGTATAATTTGGAAGATGAAGACTACATTGGTGCCGCTGCTGCAAAAGTAACTAATCCACAACCAGACGAAGGGGCACCGAAATTGAAATTGGTGTTCTCTACACTTCAGCCTGAAAGATCTAATCATAATCTAGATCTTGTGAAGCCTGAGACAATGGTTGAAGTACGAAAAGATTCTTCCAGCATGCTCGAGAATCATTCTTGTTCAGGTTTGAAAAACTCCATCACGGAGGGTGGCACTGATGAGACTAGCGTTCCCTTGGAATCCTTATTCGGCAAAGAAGGTGAAGAGCTCACTGTTGcagaatgtgaagaattatATGGACCCGATAAAGAACCACTGATAAAAAGTTTTCCAGAAGCATCAGAAAAGCTATCTGGATTGATTGACGAAGCTTTGGTTAAAGATAAAGATTCTGAAGAGAATGAAGATTGTGTGCCAAAGCCAAAGCCAAACCAAGCagtaaaaacaaatgaattggGTAAGGAGAACAATGCGCAAAATATGCTTGTTGCCAGCGTTGGTTGCAACTCCTCTGCTGGAGAAGATTCAGTGAACCATCCACAACCAGGTGGAAATGTTAAAACTAAGAAGAAATCGAGTACGGAGTGCAACGATCAGTCTAATAGCAACAGTACTGTGTCTAAGAAG GTGGAAGCCTACATTAAGGAGCACATCAGACCACTATGCAAGAGTGGCGTTATTACGGCTGAACAGTATAAGTGGGCTGTGGCGAAAACAACTGATAAGGTTATGAAATACCATTCTAAATCCAAGAATGCAAATTTCCTGATCAAGGAAGGTGAGAAGGTGAAGAAACTCGCCGAGCAGTATGTCGAGACAA